The Streptomyces sp. NBC_00236 DNA window ATCCACCAGGCCCGTGACGCGGTGCGGACGATCGCCGAAGGCGCCGACCCCGTACCGTCGTTCGCCGACGGGCTCCAGGTGCAGCGGGTGCTGGCGGCGGTGGAGGAGAGCGCCGCGAAGAACTCCGTACTCACCCCCGTACAGCTCTAGGAGGTCCTGCGCATGCCCCGTCCCTTCACCCTGTTCACCGGTCAGTGGGCCGATCTGCCCCTGGAGGAGGTCTGCCGGTACGCCCGTGACTTCGGCTACGACGGACTCGAACTCGCCTGCTGGGGAGACCACTTCGAGGTCGACAAGGCTCTGGCCGACCCCGGCTATCTGGAGAGCCGGCACCAACTGCTCGACAAGTACGGGCTGAAGTGCTGGGCGGTCTCCAACCACCTGGTCGGCCAGGCCGTCTGCGACAGTCCGATCGACGAGCGACACCAGGGCATCCTGCCCGCCAGGATCTGGGGGGACGGGGAGCCCGAGGGGGTGCGCCGCCGGGCCGCCGAGGAGATCAAGAACACCGCACGGGCCGCCGCGGCCTTCGGTGTGGACACGGTCATCGGCTTCACGGGCTCGTCGATCTGGCATCTGGTCGCGATGTTCCCGCCGGTCCCGCCGCACATGATCGAGCGCGGGTACGCGGACTTCGCGGAGCGCTGGAACCCGATCCTCGACGTCTTCGACGCGGAGGGTGTGCGGTTCGCCCATGAGGTGCACCCGAGCGAGATCGCGTACGACTACTGGACGACGCACCGCGCTCTGGAGGCGGTGGACCACCGTCCGGCCTTCGGGCTGAACTTCGACCCGAGCCACTTCGTCTGGCAGGACCTGGACCCGGTGGGCTTCCTGTACGACTTCCGGGACCGGATCTACCACGTGGACTGCAAGGAGGCGCGCAAGCGCCTGGACGGCCGCAACGGCCGGCTCGGCTCCCACCTCCCGTGGGGCGATCCGCGCCGCGGCTGGGACTTCGTCTCGGCCGGGCACGGGGACGTGCCGTGGGAGGACGTGTTCCGGATGCTGCGGTCCATCGGCTACGAGGGGCCGGTCTCGGTGGAGTGGGAGGACGCCGGCATGGACCGCCTCGCGGGCGCGCCGGAGGCGTTGACCTCGCTGAAACGCTTCGACTTCGACCCGCCCAGCGCTTCGTTCGACGCGGCGTTCGGCGGCAAGGACTGAGCCCCCGGGGGCGCGGGCCCTCCCGGGGCTCCGCCCCCGCACCCCCGCACCCCCGCACCCCCGCACCCCCGCACCCCCGCACCCCCGCACCCCCGCACCCCCGCA harbors:
- a CDS encoding sugar phosphate isomerase/epimerase family protein; translated protein: MPRPFTLFTGQWADLPLEEVCRYARDFGYDGLELACWGDHFEVDKALADPGYLESRHQLLDKYGLKCWAVSNHLVGQAVCDSPIDERHQGILPARIWGDGEPEGVRRRAAEEIKNTARAAAAFGVDTVIGFTGSSIWHLVAMFPPVPPHMIERGYADFAERWNPILDVFDAEGVRFAHEVHPSEIAYDYWTTHRALEAVDHRPAFGLNFDPSHFVWQDLDPVGFLYDFRDRIYHVDCKEARKRLDGRNGRLGSHLPWGDPRRGWDFVSAGHGDVPWEDVFRMLRSIGYEGPVSVEWEDAGMDRLAGAPEALTSLKRFDFDPPSASFDAAFGGKD